The following coding sequences lie in one Sinorhizobium fredii USDA 257 genomic window:
- a CDS encoding L-aspartate oxidase, with translation MLTDHFRPQSFNGIDDIVIVGGGLAGLFCALKLAPRPVTILAAAPIGHGASSAWAQGGIAAAMSTGDTFGKHVADTMAAGAGIVDEKMTRMMVAEGPARIHDLLEYGVPFDRDLEGKLVLSREAAHSERRIVRVKGDMAGKAIMEALIAAVRSTPSIRVIEGYVVEELVREGRFISGVVARPDAGQSKTRVSFPARAVVLCSGGLGHLYAVTTNPWEACGQGVGMAARAGAIIADPEFVQFHPTAINIGKDPAPLATEALRGDGAILVNTKGRRFMLDIHPDGELAPRDVVSRGVFDEVKAGRGAFLDCTKAIGKHFPDMFPTVYASCIAAGIDPVKQPIPVAPAVHYHMGGVLTDGEGRTSIDGLWAAGEVTSTGVHGANRLASNSLLEAVVFAARIAENIKGTLPTPKLTEWGDNAGENDDPVTVEDSPPFQRLRGVMSECVGVVRTREGLLQAIREIAELERVNTRLRFANIITTAKLIAVAALQRTESRGGHFRADCPIERPEWQRRTYLTLAQAERLAAEAAAAEPA, from the coding sequence ATGCTGACCGACCATTTCCGCCCGCAATCCTTCAACGGGATCGATGACATCGTCATCGTCGGCGGCGGCCTTGCCGGGCTTTTCTGCGCGCTGAAGCTGGCGCCGCGTCCGGTCACCATTCTGGCCGCCGCGCCGATCGGCCACGGCGCCTCCTCCGCCTGGGCCCAAGGCGGGATTGCCGCGGCGATGAGCACCGGCGACACCTTCGGAAAGCATGTTGCCGATACGATGGCCGCCGGCGCCGGCATCGTCGACGAGAAGATGACCCGGATGATGGTCGCCGAGGGGCCGGCGCGCATCCACGACCTTCTCGAATATGGCGTCCCCTTCGATCGGGATCTCGAGGGCAAGCTGGTCCTGTCGCGCGAGGCAGCGCATTCCGAGCGGCGCATCGTGCGCGTCAAGGGCGACATGGCCGGCAAGGCGATCATGGAGGCGCTGATCGCCGCCGTACGCAGCACGCCATCGATCCGCGTCATAGAAGGCTATGTCGTCGAGGAACTGGTGCGCGAGGGACGCTTCATTTCCGGAGTCGTCGCGCGCCCGGATGCCGGCCAGTCGAAGACCCGCGTATCCTTCCCGGCACGCGCCGTCGTGCTTTGCTCCGGCGGCCTCGGCCACCTTTACGCCGTCACCACCAATCCGTGGGAAGCCTGCGGCCAGGGCGTCGGCATGGCCGCGCGCGCAGGCGCGATCATCGCCGATCCGGAATTCGTCCAGTTCCACCCGACGGCGATCAACATCGGCAAGGATCCGGCACCGCTCGCAACCGAGGCTTTGCGCGGCGACGGCGCGATCCTCGTCAATACGAAGGGCCGGCGCTTCATGCTCGACATCCACCCGGATGGCGAGCTTGCACCGCGCGACGTCGTCTCCCGCGGCGTGTTTGACGAGGTCAAGGCCGGGCGCGGCGCATTCCTCGATTGCACCAAGGCGATCGGCAAGCATTTCCCGGACATGTTCCCGACCGTCTATGCTTCCTGCATTGCAGCTGGAATCGATCCGGTGAAGCAACCGATCCCCGTCGCTCCGGCGGTCCACTACCACATGGGCGGTGTGTTGACGGACGGGGAGGGCCGCACCTCGATCGACGGCCTGTGGGCCGCCGGCGAAGTGACCTCGACCGGCGTCCATGGCGCCAATCGGCTTGCCTCCAACTCCCTGCTCGAGGCGGTGGTCTTCGCGGCGCGGATTGCCGAAAACATCAAGGGCACGCTCCCGACTCCGAAGCTCACGGAATGGGGAGACAATGCCGGCGAAAACGACGATCCGGTGACGGTAGAGGACAGCCCGCCCTTCCAGCGACTGCGCGGCGTGATGAGCGAATGTGTCGGCGTCGTGCGTACGCGAGAAGGCCTGCTGCAAGCGATCCGCGAGATCGCCGAATTGGAGAGGGTCAATACGCGCTTGCGCTTCGCCAATATCATCACAACGGCCAAGCTCATCGCGGTCGCCGCCCTGCAGCGCACCGAAAGCCGCGGCGGGCATTTCCGCGCCGATTGCCCGATCGAGCGTCCGGAATGGCAGCGGCGCACCTATCTGACGCTGGCGCAAGCGGAGCGCCTTGCCGCCGAGGCAGCTGCGGCAGAACCGGCTTGA
- the nadC gene encoding carboxylating nicotinate-nucleotide diphosphorylase, translating into MTVALRPELPALLVEEQVKTALLEDLGRAGDITTLATIGPDMTATANMSAREAGVIAGMELARTAFRLVDPSIRFEALVADGDRVAPGITVARISGRARGVLSAERVALNFLMHLSGISSYTAKFADEIGHTAAKVCCTRKTIPGLRALEKYAVRLSGGSNHRYGLDDAVLIKDNHIAVSGGVAGAIRAARAYCGHLVKVEVEVDGLAQMREALTAAPDVILLDNMGPELLREAVAVNAEHWGLSAASYAGDLRRTRLEASGNVKIETIRALAESGVDYISTSKITMAAPTLDIGLDISI; encoded by the coding sequence ATGACAGTCGCCCTACGTCCGGAACTGCCCGCCCTCCTGGTCGAGGAGCAGGTGAAAACCGCGCTCCTGGAAGACCTCGGCCGAGCCGGCGACATTACGACTTTGGCGACCATCGGACCGGACATGACGGCGACCGCAAATATGAGCGCGCGCGAAGCGGGTGTCATTGCCGGCATGGAGCTGGCGCGCACCGCCTTCCGCCTCGTCGATCCTTCGATCCGCTTCGAAGCGCTGGTTGCCGACGGTGATCGCGTCGCACCGGGAATCACGGTTGCGCGGATCTCCGGCCGGGCCCGGGGCGTGCTTTCAGCCGAGCGCGTCGCCCTCAACTTCCTCATGCACCTCTCGGGGATTTCCAGCTACACGGCGAAGTTCGCCGACGAAATCGGCCACACGGCGGCCAAGGTCTGCTGCACCCGCAAGACCATTCCCGGCCTTCGCGCGCTCGAGAAATACGCCGTTCGGCTAAGTGGCGGCTCCAACCATCGCTACGGCCTCGATGACGCGGTGCTGATCAAGGACAACCATATCGCTGTTTCCGGCGGCGTTGCCGGCGCCATCCGTGCGGCCCGCGCCTATTGCGGCCATCTGGTCAAGGTCGAGGTCGAGGTAGACGGGCTAGCCCAGATGCGCGAAGCACTCACCGCCGCACCCGACGTCATCCTGCTCGACAATATGGGCCCGGAGCTGTTGCGCGAGGCCGTGGCCGTCAATGCCGAACATTGGGGCTTGAGCGCCGCCTCCTATGCGGGTGACCTGCGCCGCACTCGGCTGGAGGCGTCCGGCAATGTCAAGATCGAGACGATCCGCGCGCTCGCGGAGTCCGGCGTCGATTACATCTCAACGTCGAAGATCACCATGGCGGCGCCGACGCTCGACATCGGGCTCGATATTTCGATCTGA
- a CDS encoding superoxide dismutase family protein: protein MIRVIIALAATVGLAVAAFAQQSSQTATAEFVGKDGTDTGRATLTSGGKGVLIEMEVSGLPKDTWVAFHVHETGRCDVAGGFESAGKHFVGRDEGAEHGFLAAHGPHAGDMPNQYVGADGVLRAQLFSSFVSLDDKATAIRGRALVIHARSDDNRSQPAGDAGDRLACAVIK from the coding sequence ATGATCAGGGTGATAATCGCGCTCGCCGCCACCGTGGGACTGGCGGTCGCTGCCTTCGCACAACAGTCATCGCAGACAGCGACGGCGGAATTCGTCGGCAAGGACGGCACGGACACCGGACGGGCCACGTTGACGTCCGGCGGCAAGGGTGTGCTGATCGAGATGGAGGTCAGCGGCCTACCCAAGGATACGTGGGTGGCCTTCCATGTTCATGAAACGGGACGTTGCGACGTCGCGGGCGGCTTCGAATCTGCCGGCAAGCATTTTGTCGGCCGAGACGAAGGCGCGGAGCACGGCTTCCTGGCTGCCCATGGTCCGCATGCCGGCGACATGCCCAATCAATATGTGGGTGCGGACGGCGTCTTGCGCGCCCAGCTGTTCAGCAGCTTCGTCTCGCTCGACGACAAGGCAACGGCCATTCGCGGACGTGCTCTGGTTATCCATGCGCGTTCGGACGACAACCGCAGCCAGCCGGCAGGGGATGCCGGCGACCGGCTCGCCTGCGCCGTGATTAAATAG